The following are encoded together in the Brassica napus cultivar Da-Ae chromosome A9, Da-Ae, whole genome shotgun sequence genome:
- the LOC106446926 gene encoding L-ascorbate peroxidase S, chloroplastic/mitochondrial-like isoform X1 → MAERVSLALNTTTTTMASSLRTQVSASRLLRFSSSGSKLSFPSSSLSFTRSLVSSPLLSQKRCQAALVNRSFSSAATTHCTAATDPEQLKSAREDIKELLNTKFCHPILVRLGWHDAGTYNKNISEWPQRGGANGSLRYEIELKHAANAGLVNALNLIKHIKDMYSGISYADLFQLASATAIEEAGGPKIPMKYGRVDTSGPHECPEEGRLPDAGPPSPANHLREVFYRMGLDDKDIVALSGAHTLGRSRPERSGWGKPETKYTKEGPGAPGGQSWTPEWLKFDNSYFTEIKEKRDEDLLVLPTDAAIFEDPSFKVYAEKYAADQDAFFKDYAESHAKLSNLGAKFNPPEGIII, encoded by the exons ATGGCAGAGCGCGTGTCTCTCGCACTcaacaccaccaccaccactatgGCTTCCTCTCTTCGAACTCAAGTCTCAGCTTCTCGTCTCCTCCGCTTCTCCTCCTCTGGATCCAAACTCTCTTTTCCCTCGTCATCTTTATCGTTCACCAGATCTCTCGTCTCATCGCCGCTTCTCTCTCAG AAGAGATGTCAAGCTGCGTTGGTGAATCGGAGCTTCAGCTCGGCTGCAACCACCCACTGCACAGCAGCTACGGATCCTGAACAGTTGAAGAGTGCTAGAGAAGACATCAAAGAGCTCCTCAACACCAAGTTTTGCCACCCAATTCTTGTTCGTTTGGGATGGCATGATGCTGGCACCTACAACAAGAACATCTCTGAGTGGCCTCAGAGAGGTGGAGCTAATGGCAGTCTCAGATACGAGATTGAGCTTAAGCACGCTGCTAATGCTG GTCTTGTAAATGCTTTAAACCTGATTAAGCACATCAAAGACATGTACTCTGGGATCTCCTACGCTGACCTATTCCAACTGGCCAGTGCTACTGCTATAGAG GAAGCTGGAGGACCAAAAATACCCATGAAATATGGAAGAGTTGATACCTCTGGTCCTCATGAGTGTCCTGAAGAAGGAAGGCTTCCTG ACGCTGGTCCTCCTTCACCCGCTAATCATCTCAGAGAAGTCTTCTACAGAATGGGTTTAGACGATAAG GACATAGTTGCATTATCTGGTGCACACACCTTAGGAAGATCTCGGCCAGAACGTAGTGGTTGGGGGAAGCCAGAAACTAAGTACACG AAAGAGGGGCCGGGAGCACCAGGAGGACAGTCATGGACTCCAGAGTGGTTGAAGTTTGACAATTCTTACTTCACA GAAATCAAGGAAAAGAGAGATGAAGATCTTCTTGTCCTGCCCACTGATGCTGCCATCTTTGAAGATCCTTCTTTCAAg GTCTATGCTGAGAAGTATGCTGCAGATCAGGATGCTTTCTTCAAGGATTATGCTGAATCCCATGCAAAACTCAGCAATCTTGGAGCAAAATTTAACCCTCCTGAG GGTATCATTATCTAG
- the LOC106446926 gene encoding L-ascorbate peroxidase S, chloroplastic/mitochondrial-like isoform X2 yields the protein MAERVSLALNTTTTTMASSLRTQVSASRLLRFSSSGSKLSFPSSSLSFTRSLVSSPLLSQRCQAALVNRSFSSAATTHCTAATDPEQLKSAREDIKELLNTKFCHPILVRLGWHDAGTYNKNISEWPQRGGANGSLRYEIELKHAANAGLVNALNLIKHIKDMYSGISYADLFQLASATAIEEAGGPKIPMKYGRVDTSGPHECPEEGRLPDAGPPSPANHLREVFYRMGLDDKDIVALSGAHTLGRSRPERSGWGKPETKYTKEGPGAPGGQSWTPEWLKFDNSYFTEIKEKRDEDLLVLPTDAAIFEDPSFKVYAEKYAADQDAFFKDYAESHAKLSNLGAKFNPPEGIII from the exons ATGGCAGAGCGCGTGTCTCTCGCACTcaacaccaccaccaccactatgGCTTCCTCTCTTCGAACTCAAGTCTCAGCTTCTCGTCTCCTCCGCTTCTCCTCCTCTGGATCCAAACTCTCTTTTCCCTCGTCATCTTTATCGTTCACCAGATCTCTCGTCTCATCGCCGCTTCTCTCTCAG AGATGTCAAGCTGCGTTGGTGAATCGGAGCTTCAGCTCGGCTGCAACCACCCACTGCACAGCAGCTACGGATCCTGAACAGTTGAAGAGTGCTAGAGAAGACATCAAAGAGCTCCTCAACACCAAGTTTTGCCACCCAATTCTTGTTCGTTTGGGATGGCATGATGCTGGCACCTACAACAAGAACATCTCTGAGTGGCCTCAGAGAGGTGGAGCTAATGGCAGTCTCAGATACGAGATTGAGCTTAAGCACGCTGCTAATGCTG GTCTTGTAAATGCTTTAAACCTGATTAAGCACATCAAAGACATGTACTCTGGGATCTCCTACGCTGACCTATTCCAACTGGCCAGTGCTACTGCTATAGAG GAAGCTGGAGGACCAAAAATACCCATGAAATATGGAAGAGTTGATACCTCTGGTCCTCATGAGTGTCCTGAAGAAGGAAGGCTTCCTG ACGCTGGTCCTCCTTCACCCGCTAATCATCTCAGAGAAGTCTTCTACAGAATGGGTTTAGACGATAAG GACATAGTTGCATTATCTGGTGCACACACCTTAGGAAGATCTCGGCCAGAACGTAGTGGTTGGGGGAAGCCAGAAACTAAGTACACG AAAGAGGGGCCGGGAGCACCAGGAGGACAGTCATGGACTCCAGAGTGGTTGAAGTTTGACAATTCTTACTTCACA GAAATCAAGGAAAAGAGAGATGAAGATCTTCTTGTCCTGCCCACTGATGCTGCCATCTTTGAAGATCCTTCTTTCAAg GTCTATGCTGAGAAGTATGCTGCAGATCAGGATGCTTTCTTCAAGGATTATGCTGAATCCCATGCAAAACTCAGCAATCTTGGAGCAAAATTTAACCCTCCTGAG GGTATCATTATCTAG
- the LOC106446926 gene encoding L-ascorbate peroxidase S, chloroplastic/mitochondrial-like isoform X3 has translation MAERVSLALNTTTTTMASSLRTQVSASRLLRFSSSGSKLSFPSSSLSFTRSLVSSPLLSQKRCQAALVNRSFSSAATTHCTAATDPEQLKSAREDIKELLNTKFCHPILVRLGWHDAGTYNKNISEWPQRGGANGSLRYEIELKHAANAGLVNALNLIKHIKDMYSGISYADLFQLASATAIEEAGGPKIPMKYGRVDTSGPHECPEEGRLPDAGPPSPANHLREVFYRMGLDDKDIVALSGAHTLGRSRPERSGWGKPETKYTRLYILDAGRVSISAYFKPDIR, from the exons ATGGCAGAGCGCGTGTCTCTCGCACTcaacaccaccaccaccactatgGCTTCCTCTCTTCGAACTCAAGTCTCAGCTTCTCGTCTCCTCCGCTTCTCCTCCTCTGGATCCAAACTCTCTTTTCCCTCGTCATCTTTATCGTTCACCAGATCTCTCGTCTCATCGCCGCTTCTCTCTCAG AAGAGATGTCAAGCTGCGTTGGTGAATCGGAGCTTCAGCTCGGCTGCAACCACCCACTGCACAGCAGCTACGGATCCTGAACAGTTGAAGAGTGCTAGAGAAGACATCAAAGAGCTCCTCAACACCAAGTTTTGCCACCCAATTCTTGTTCGTTTGGGATGGCATGATGCTGGCACCTACAACAAGAACATCTCTGAGTGGCCTCAGAGAGGTGGAGCTAATGGCAGTCTCAGATACGAGATTGAGCTTAAGCACGCTGCTAATGCTG GTCTTGTAAATGCTTTAAACCTGATTAAGCACATCAAAGACATGTACTCTGGGATCTCCTACGCTGACCTATTCCAACTGGCCAGTGCTACTGCTATAGAG GAAGCTGGAGGACCAAAAATACCCATGAAATATGGAAGAGTTGATACCTCTGGTCCTCATGAGTGTCCTGAAGAAGGAAGGCTTCCTG ACGCTGGTCCTCCTTCACCCGCTAATCATCTCAGAGAAGTCTTCTACAGAATGGGTTTAGACGATAAG GACATAGTTGCATTATCTGGTGCACACACCTTAGGAAGATCTCGGCCAGAACGTAGTGGTTGGGGGAAGCCAGAAACTAAGTACACG CggttatatattttggatgcgGGACGGGTCAGCATATCAGCATATTTTAAACCCGATATCCGTTAA